Within Candidatus Zixiibacteriota bacterium, the genomic segment GATTCCCGCGCGGAAAAGACGGCACGCCTCCCAGGGAGTACTTCAATCGCGCGCGCGACGAATGGCTGCGGGTGACCCACGAACAGGCGGCGGACCTGGTCGCAGCCGCCCTGATCAACATCGCCACGACGTACAGCGGCGAAACCGGACAAAAGCGGCTCCTGCAACAGGGATACGACGAGGAAACCGTTCGCGCGACCAGAGGGGCCGGCACCCAGGTGCTCAAGTTTCGGGGCGGCATGCCGCTCCTCGGCGTGACGCGGGTTTTCGGCCTGTACCGGCTGGCCAACTCTGTCGCGCTGCTGGACCACAGGCTGCGGGGCGTGAGACCTGAAGATGCTCTGGGAGGACGGGGCTGGGACAATTATTCCTGGCACACCGATCTGCCGCCGGGCCATCCGATGGTGACCGGCCAGCAGACCGTGGAGTTCGATCTCCATGCGGTCGAGCACGCCCGGATGGTGGTGGTGTGGGGGATGAACTGGGTTACGACCAAGATGCCGGACACCCACTGGCTCACGGAAGCCCGGCTCAAAGGGACCAGGGTGGTGGTCATCGCCTGCGAGTACTCCTCGACGAGCATCAAGGCCGACGATGCCGTCGTCGTCCGACCGGGCACGACTCCCGCGCTGGCGCTGGGGCTCTGCCACGTGATCATCCGCGAGAGACTCTACGACGCCGACTACGTCCGCCGGTTTACCGATCTCCCGCTCCTGGTTCGGGCGGACAACCTGAAGCTGCTGCGCGCCGAGGAAGTGTTCGGCGCCGAACCGGCGATTCTGAGGAACCAGACCACGGTGCTGGGAAAAGCGGACAAGGCGCCGCCGCCCGGCGCCCAGACGAACATGCTGATCCCCGCGGACCTCAGAAATTCCTGGGGAGATTTTGTCTGGTGGAACCGCAAGGCATCCCGGCCCGAAGCGATTACGCGGGATCAGGTGGGAGCCTTTTCGCCGGTGACCGACCCGCTCCTCGAGGGCACGGTCGAAGTGGCCCTGAAGGACGGGAAGAAGGTCGCCTGCCGCCCGATCTTCGACGTGATCGCCGAATACGTCAGGCACTTCGACCCGAAGACCACCGAAGAGATCACGTGGGCGCCGGCTCGAACGATCGAGGCCCTGGCGCGGGAGATCGCCGCGGCTCCGGGAACCACGCTCTTTGCGGTCGGCATGGGGCCGAATCAATTCTTCAACAACGACAACAAGGACCGCACGCAGTTTCTTCTCGCCGCGCTGACCGGCAACATCGGAAAGATCGGCGGCAACATCGGCTCTTACGCGGGCAACTATCGCGTGGCGATGTTCAACGGCGTGCCCCAGTACATCAACGAGAACCCCTTCGATATCGAGCTCGACGGCGCCAGACCCGCGCGGCCCAGGCAGTACTGGAGGCCGGAGTCGGCGCATTACTACAACCACGAGGATCACCCGCTCAAGATGGGCAGGACCATGATCACGGGGAAGACCCACATGCCGACCCCGACGAAGTCGCTCTGGTTTGCCAACGCCAACTCGATCCTGGGCAACGTCAAATGGCATTACAACACCGTCGTCAACGTGCTGCCCAAGATCGAGATGATCGCCGTCCAGGAATGGTGGTGGTCGACCTCGTGCGAATGGGCGGACGTGATTTTCGCGGTGGACAGCTGGGCCGAGCTGAAGCATCCCGACATGTGCGCGTCGGTCACCAATCCGTTCCTCACCGTTTTTCCGCGCACGCCGCTTCCGCGCCCGTTCGAGACGCGCGGCGACATCGAGTGTCTCGCGCTGGTGGGCAAGGCCCTGGCCAGGCGCACGGGAGACCGGCGTTTCGCCGACATGTGGAAGTTCGTCGACGAAAACAAGGTGGAAGTCTATTTGCAGCGGATCCTCGACCACTCCTCGAGCACCAAGGGCTACAGGATCACGGAGCTGGAGGAGAAAGCGAAGCAGGGCGTGCCCGCCTTGATGATGAGCCGGACCAATCCCAAGGCCGTCGGGTACGAGCAGGTCCACGATTCCCGGCCATGGTACACGAAAAGCGGCCGACTGGAATTCTACCGGGAGGAAGACGAGTTCATCGCCGCCGGAGAAAACCTGCCCGTCTATCGGGAGCCGATCGATTCCACGTTCTACGAGCCCAACGTCATCGTCGCGCCGCCGCATCCCTTCCTCAAGCCCAAGGGACCGGAAGAGTACGGTGTCAAGCGGGACGATCTTTCCAACGAAGTCCGACAGGCGCGCAACGTGGTGAAGAGCTGGGCCGAGGCCCGGAAAACCACCCATCCGCTCGCGAAGGACGGCTACCGCTTCGTTTTTCACACGCCGAAATACCGCCACGGAGCGCACACGATGCCGATCGACACCGACATGGTGGCGATGCTGTTCGGGCCGTTCGGCGACGTCTACCGCCACGACAGGCGGCAGCCCTTCGTCGCGGAGGGCTACGTGGATATCAATCCCGACGACGCCAAGGCGCTCGGCGTCGAGGACGGCGATTACGTATGGATCGATTCGGACCCGTCCGACCGGCCGTTCCGCGGCTGGGAGAAGAACAAGAAGGACTACAAATTCGCCCGCCTCCTCTGCCGCGCGCGCTACTATCCGGGAACGCCCCGGGGCATCGCGCGCATGTGGTTCAACATGTACGGCGCGACGCCGGGGTCGGTCGAAGGACAGGAGTCCCGGCCGGACGGCCTGGCGAAAAGCCCGCGCAGCCCCTATCAGGCGATGTTTCGTTCCGGCTCGCACCAGTCGGCGACGCGAGGCTGGCTGAAACCCACCTGGATGACCGACTCGCTCGTGCGCAAGGACCTCTTCGGCCACACGGTCAACCAGGGCTTTCTGCCGGACGTGCACTGCCCGACGGGCGCGCCGCGCGAGGCGATCGTCAAGATCACCCGAGCGGAGCCGGGCGGCCTCGACGCCAAGGGACTGTGGCGTCCCGCCGCGCTGGGGCTCCGGCCCAGGTACGAGCGCAAGGCGATGAAAGAATATCTCGCCGGCAAATTCGTCGTGACCGTCAACCCGAAGAAAGGCGGTAAAGAATAATGGCGCGCGTCTACAACTGGCAAATCGGACGTGAAATGTCTTACTGGTATCCGGAGAAGCGGCCCAAGCGGCAGTTCGCGGCGGTCTTCGATACCAACAAATGCATCGCCTGCCAGACCTGCACCCTCGCCTGCAAGACCACGTGGACGAGCGGCAAGGGCCAGGAGTACATGCTCTGGAACAACGTGGAGACCAAGCCCTACGGTTTCTATCCGATCGCCTGGGACGTCAATCTCCTGGAGAAACTCGGCGTCCAGAGCTGGACCGGCGGCCGCTATACCGGGAGAACGATCTTCGAGGCGGCCGAAGCGGGGGAGCGGGTCCTGGGATGGCGGCCCGATGAGATGGACTATTCCAATCCCAACGTCGGCGAAGACGACTGCCTCAACGGCGTGGGGAAGGGAGCGCATTTCACGGGCGAGCACCAGTCCTGGTTCTTCTACCTGGCGCGCATGTGCAATCACTGCACCTACCCGGCGTGTCTCTCCTCCTGTCCACGCGGCGCCGTCTACAAGCGCCCCGAAGACGGCATCGTCCTGATCGATCAGCAGCGCTGTCGCGGGTACCAGGAATGCGTCAAGGCCTGTCCCTACAAGAAGACGTTTTACAACCCGATGACCCGGACGTCCGAAAAATGCATCGCCTGCTTTCCGAAAATCGAATCGGGGCTTCAGCCTCAGTGCTTCGTCAACTGCATCGGCAAGATCCGCCTCGCCGGCTGGATTTCCAAACCGGAGGCGGCACGCGCGGAAAGCCCGATCGACTTCCTCGTGCACGTCAAAAAGGTCGCCCTGCCGCTCTTTCCCCAGTTCGGTCTCGAGCCCAACGTTTACTACATCCCGCCGGTCCACGTGCCGCGCGAATACCTCAGGCAGATGTTCGGGCCGGGCGTCGACGCGGCGCTGGAGGTCTACAAGAGCGCCCCCCGGGACAAAGACCTTGCCGGCCTGCTGACCCTTTTCGGCTCAACGGAGCGAATGATCGCGAAGTGGAAGCGGGCCGGCGAGCAGGTGCTGGGCTACGACGAGACGGGCTCGGAAATCGTCCGGATCCCGCTGCGCGAGCCGGTCCACATCCGGCGGGCGTTCGATGCCGCACGCGGCGTGATGCGGGCAAACGTGTCGTAGGAGAAGACCATGGGCAGCCGAAAACATCGGGCAGCGGCCGAGGCGCGGTCTTCCGCGGCTCCGCGAAAGCCGGGAAGTTTCACCTTCGACATGCTTCGCCCCGTCCGGCGCGGCGCCGCAAAAGCGACCTTTCTGCTGGCGCTCTCGGCCGTCGTCCCTCTCGCCCTCGCCGCCTGCGCCGAAAGACGACCGCCCGTCTCGGAAGCCGAAGTCAAAGCGGTGTTCGAAAGCAAGCTGCCGTCCACCGCCGACGACAGAATCTGGGAGCGGGTCCCTCTGCACACGGCCAGGCTGGTCCTTCAAGATATGGTGGAGCCGCGGCTCATGCAGGCTTCTACGCCGTTCGTCGAGGTCCAGGCGGTTACGGACGGACGCGAGATCGTCTTTCGATTGAGCTGGCCCGACCCGACGCGGGACGAGGTTCCGGGCCCTGGCCGGTTCAGCGACGCCGTCGCCGTTCAACTCCCCGCAGCAACGACCCCCGACGTCCCGGCGCCGCAAATGGGAGAAGAAGGCCGGCCGGTCGAGATCACTTACTGGTCGGCCGTTTCTCAGGCGATCGCGGACGGCCGAAAAGACGAGATCGGCGCGATTTATCCGCGAGCCGCGCTGGATCACTATCCGTTCGAGGCGCCGCCGCTCACGCCGGGATCGCCGGAGCAGCAGGCCGCGGCGAAACGTTACGCGCCCGCGCGTAACGTGGACAATCCCGTGGCGGCCCCGCGAACGGCTCCCGTGCAAGACCTGGTGGCGCAGGGCCCGGGCACGCTGCAGGTCGCGCCCAGGACCGTTTCCAGGGGCCACGGCAAATACGGGGGCGGACGCTGGTTCGTGTTGCTGGCCCGGCCGCTGCCGTCCGGGGCGCAACCCGGCGGTCGGACCCAGGTTGCGTTCGCGGTCTGGGAAGGATCGCGCCAGGAAGTCGGCGCGAGAAAAATGCGCAGCGTCTGGATTCCGCTGGCGTTCGAAGCGGCAAAATGACGGCCGGCGGCGAGATCATGGCCCAAACCCTCGCGGCACGAGCCGCGGCCTGGCGCCTGGCGGCTGTTCTTTTGGAGCGCCCCCGGCCCGAGCGCACGGCCGAGATCGACCGACTCAGCTCCGAGGTCCACGATGCCGCCCTGGTCCTGTGCGCCCGAAGGGCCGGCAGCTGGAGCGAAGCCTCCTACCACAGGCTCTTCGGTCCGGGAGGAACCGCGTCTCCGCGAGAAGCGAGTTATTGCGGCTTCGAGGACCCGGGGCATCTCCTTGCGGCCCTCGAGTCCTGCTACCGCGCCTTTTCGTTCACTCCGCGCCGCGAAGAAGCCGCAGACCACATCGCCGTTCAGGCGAATTTCGTGAGTTATCTCTTCCTCAAGGAAGCTTATGCTCTCCGCCGCGGCGACGCCGAAGCCGCCGCAACGACCGCCGCCGCACGGAACCGGTTCCTCGCCGAACACGTCGGCCGCTCGGCGAGGGGCATGAGGAAACGCATGGGCCAGGCTCCGCGGCATTTGCTCGATGTCGTCACATGGATTGCGCGGCAGGCGCAGCCCGCGGCCGATGAAGCCCGCGGCGGCGGTCCGTAGCCCGCCGCAGGGCGCTCGCGCGCCGACCGCCGCTTGCTTTTGGCCGAGGCAGCAGGTAAAGATCACCGGGGTTTTGAGATTCAAACGCCATGCGGATGCATGGCGGCCAGAAAATCACGAGGAGTGCGAACATGGGCAAACCGATCGCGATCGAATGGCCGGACAAGGCCAAAATCTGCGTGACCTTCATCATACCGTGGGAGGTTTGGCCGGCGAACTTCGCCACCCACCAGTCCCTGCAGCGGCACGGCGGAGCCACCCTGCCGCCGCCCAACGCGGTTTTCAAGCAGAACATGGCGCTGGTGACGGAACGAGAGTACGGCGACCGGGTCGGCATCTGGAGAATCATGGAGATGTTCGATCGCCACCAGCTCAAGGCGACCTTCTTGATGAACGGGCTGAAGGTCGAGCAATTTCCGGACGCCTGCCGCGAATTCAAGGCTCAGGGGCACGAGTTTTCCTCCGAGAGTTACGAGCACGAGTACTCGTTCATGTACACTCGCGAGCAGGAGCGGGAGTCGATCCAGAAAACGGTGGCGGCGTTCGAGAAGGTGCTGGGTCAGAAGCCCACGGGCTATCTCTCGCCCGGTCACGCTTCCACTCCCCACACGCTGGAGCTGGTCGCCGAGGCGGGCTTCGTCTGGTGGGCCGATCCCCTCAACAGCGACAACCCCTACGTTCTGGAGTCGCGCGGGCGCAAGGTGGTCGTGATTCCTTACAACGTTCCCGGCTGCAACGACTACTCCACCTACGGGACCGGGCGGACGCCGAGAGACCTTCTGCAGATCATGAAGGACCAGTTCGACTACCTCTACTGGGAGGGCGAACAGGGCTATCCGAAGTATTTCGCTTTCAACCTCCACCCGTTCGTCTCGGGCGTGCCGTTCCGCACCAAGATCATCGACGAGTTCATCAAGTACGCCAAGGGCTTTCCCAAGGTGTGGTTCGCTCGTCGCATCGAGATCGCCGAGTGGTGGCTCCAGAAAGGCTACCCGTGATCGCGGGGCGCATGCTGAGTGCGCCTTGCCCGCCGCGCCCGGCGTCGTCGCCGGGCGCCGCTCCTTCCCTGAAAGATTCCGATCCTACTCGCTCGGACGCGCGACCTGTTCTCCTTGCTGCGGAGTGAGCGCCCCCGCGCCTCCCGCGCACGAAACGGGGCAACCCCGAAGCAGCAAAGACGCAGAAACGTGAAACCTCAAAGCCCTGCAGCCTCGAGGCTCAGACCGTCCCCATCGGGCACCGGCTCTCATCGAGGCAGCCCGGCCGGTGATCGCTCCGAGGCACCAACCCATCGGCTTTGCTGCAAAGGGGTTGCCCCGCGCCTCAACGATCGATGTGCCGGCGAAACGGGGCAGCCCCGGAGCAGCAAAGACGCAAAAACGTGAAACCTCAAGGCCCTGGTGCCGCAAGGCTCCAGCGGTCGCTGCCGGGCACCGGCTCTCATCCAGGCAGCCCGGCCGATGATCGCTCCGAGGCACCAACCCATCGGCTTTGCTGCAAAGGGGTTGCCCCGCGCTCCCCGCAGATCTCCTGTTCAGGCTGTACGCAAAGCGGACCTCTCAGGAGCCGTCCGGATTCTGGGAATTAAACGCAGGCTTTTCCCAGAAAATAGAACTCGCCACGCTACCCGGCAGTTATTTCCCACGCAATCGGTGGCATGCGAAATGCACACGGCGCAGTAGAAAGCCACGCGGAACGCGGTAAGGCTCAGCGGCCGACTCCGGCCATCGCATCGGCCGAGTCGCCACGGAAGTCGCGTCGAGCGCCGCTGCGTCGACCAACCGTCCGGCTTCCGCTTGAGGATCGCAGGGCTCCGGCGCCGGGAGGTGGAAACCATGCCGGAAAACTTCGTCCATTTCCTCGAGACGAACGCGCGTCGCTTTGGCGAGAAGCCGGCGCTGGTGTGGGAGACGGGGAGCCTCACGTGGTCGGAGCTGGACCGCCGCGCTTCAGGATTCGCGTTGAATCTTGCCAGGCAATCCGTGGGGCCGGGAGACCGTGTGGCCATCTTGCTGCCGAACGGCTGGAGCTTCGCCGTCGCCCTGCTGGGCATCTTCAAACGCGGCGCCACGGCCGCTCCGCTGAGCCCGGCGCTCACCGGGGTAGAGCTCGACGCGCTGCTGGCCGACCTGCGGCCGAAACAGGTCGTCGATGACGTGCCGGTCGAGGACGGTCCGCAAGCGCCGGCGGCCGAAGGCTCTTTTCCTGCCCTCGTCATCTATACCTCGGGAAGCACCGGGGCGCCCAAAGGAGCGGTCTTCAGCCATAGCGCGCTGCTCGCCGCCAACAGGATCTGGGCCGAAGTCGTGATGGGGCTTACGCCCGCCGACGTCGTCCTCGGCGTTCTTCCCTGCTCCCACAACTACGGCCTCTACGCCGGGTTGCTCGCGCCGCTGCTTTGCGGCGCCACCGTCGTTCCCCTGGAGCGCTTCTCCCCCGAAGCGACCGCGCGCGCGATCAAGAGACACGGGGTGACGATCTTCCCCGGCGTGGCCACCATGTTTCGCCGCATGCTCAACTCGAGCGATGTCTCGCCGGAGGACCTGTCGAGCCTGCGCCTTGCAGTTTCGGGGGCGGCCCCGTGCGCCTCGGAGCTGTGCGCGGAGTGGCGCGGCCGGATCCGGATCAGGATCGTCTGCGGCTACGGCGCCACGGAAGTCCCTCGCACCATCTCGTACTGCGCCGACGACGAGAACGAAGTGCCGGGGGCCACC encodes:
- a CDS encoding ethylbenzene dehydrogenase-related protein; this translates as MGSRKHRAAAEARSSAAPRKPGSFTFDMLRPVRRGAAKATFLLALSAVVPLALAACAERRPPVSEAEVKAVFESKLPSTADDRIWERVPLHTARLVLQDMVEPRLMQASTPFVEVQAVTDGREIVFRLSWPDPTRDEVPGPGRFSDAVAVQLPAATTPDVPAPQMGEEGRPVEITYWSAVSQAIADGRKDEIGAIYPRAALDHYPFEAPPLTPGSPEQQAAAKRYAPARNVDNPVAAPRTAPVQDLVAQGPGTLQVAPRTVSRGHGKYGGGRWFVLLARPLPSGAQPGGRTQVAFAVWEGSRQEVGARKMRSVWIPLAFEAAK
- a CDS encoding molybdopterin-dependent oxidoreductase, yielding MTDISRREFLEWLGAAGFSAFALSASEAWGLQAVENPLAAYPDRNWEEAYRDLWKYDSTFAFLCAPNDTHNCILKAFTRDGVITRIGPTMKYGEATDLYGNRASHRWDPRVCQKGLALTRRFYGDRRLRYPMVRKGFKAWVEKGFPRGKDGTPPREYFNRARDEWLRVTHEQAADLVAAALINIATTYSGETGQKRLLQQGYDEETVRATRGAGTQVLKFRGGMPLLGVTRVFGLYRLANSVALLDHRLRGVRPEDALGGRGWDNYSWHTDLPPGHPMVTGQQTVEFDLHAVEHARMVVVWGMNWVTTKMPDTHWLTEARLKGTRVVVIACEYSSTSIKADDAVVVRPGTTPALALGLCHVIIRERLYDADYVRRFTDLPLLVRADNLKLLRAEEVFGAEPAILRNQTTVLGKADKAPPPGAQTNMLIPADLRNSWGDFVWWNRKASRPEAITRDQVGAFSPVTDPLLEGTVEVALKDGKKVACRPIFDVIAEYVRHFDPKTTEEITWAPARTIEALAREIAAAPGTTLFAVGMGPNQFFNNDNKDRTQFLLAALTGNIGKIGGNIGSYAGNYRVAMFNGVPQYINENPFDIELDGARPARPRQYWRPESAHYYNHEDHPLKMGRTMITGKTHMPTPTKSLWFANANSILGNVKWHYNTVVNVLPKIEMIAVQEWWWSTSCEWADVIFAVDSWAELKHPDMCASVTNPFLTVFPRTPLPRPFETRGDIECLALVGKALARRTGDRRFADMWKFVDENKVEVYLQRILDHSSSTKGYRITELEEKAKQGVPALMMSRTNPKAVGYEQVHDSRPWYTKSGRLEFYREEDEFIAAGENLPVYREPIDSTFYEPNVIVAPPHPFLKPKGPEEYGVKRDDLSNEVRQARNVVKSWAEARKTTHPLAKDGYRFVFHTPKYRHGAHTMPIDTDMVAMLFGPFGDVYRHDRRQPFVAEGYVDINPDDAKALGVEDGDYVWIDSDPSDRPFRGWEKNKKDYKFARLLCRARYYPGTPRGIARMWFNMYGATPGSVEGQESRPDGLAKSPRSPYQAMFRSGSHQSATRGWLKPTWMTDSLVRKDLFGHTVNQGFLPDVHCPTGAPREAIVKITRAEPGGLDAKGLWRPAALGLRPRYERKAMKEYLAGKFVVTVNPKKGGKE
- a CDS encoding polysaccharide deacetylase family protein; its protein translation is MGKPIAIEWPDKAKICVTFIIPWEVWPANFATHQSLQRHGGATLPPPNAVFKQNMALVTEREYGDRVGIWRIMEMFDRHQLKATFLMNGLKVEQFPDACREFKAQGHEFSSESYEHEYSFMYTREQERESIQKTVAAFEKVLGQKPTGYLSPGHASTPHTLELVAEAGFVWWADPLNSDNPYVLESRGRKVVVIPYNVPGCNDYSTYGTGRTPRDLLQIMKDQFDYLYWEGEQGYPKYFAFNLHPFVSGVPFRTKIIDEFIKYAKGFPKVWFARRIEIAEWWLQKGYP
- a CDS encoding AMP-binding protein; amino-acid sequence: MPENFVHFLETNARRFGEKPALVWETGSLTWSELDRRASGFALNLARQSVGPGDRVAILLPNGWSFAVALLGIFKRGATAAPLSPALTGVELDALLADLRPKQVVDDVPVEDGPQAPAAEGSFPALVIYTSGSTGAPKGAVFSHSALLAANRIWAEVVMGLTPADVVLGVLPCSHNYGLYAGLLAPLLCGATVVPLERFSPEATARAIKRHGVTIFPGVATMFRRMLNSSDVSPEDLSSLRLAVSGAAPCASELCAEWRGRIRIRIVCGYGATEVPRTISYCADDENEVPGATGKLMPGVEMRVVDEHGMALPEGEVGELLIKSPTAMEGYLDDPEETRAVLNDGWFRSGDVGAVLPGGYVRLVGRKRDRILRGGYSVFPQEIEGVLCSHAAVAEAAAVGVPDPDVGEEVVAVVAFKPGAEAPTEELIARCRKQLAAYKCPRRVVIVKELPRGPTGKVLYSELLKIAAGAQSGGSVEGAGTSP
- a CDS encoding molecular chaperone TorD family protein, with the translated sequence MTAGGEIMAQTLAARAAAWRLAAVLLERPRPERTAEIDRLSSEVHDAALVLCARRAGSWSEASYHRLFGPGGTASPREASYCGFEDPGHLLAALESCYRAFSFTPRREEAADHIAVQANFVSYLFLKEAYALRRGDAEAAATTAAARNRFLAEHVGRSARGMRKRMGQAPRHLLDVVTWIARQAQPAADEARGGGP
- a CDS encoding 4Fe-4S dicluster domain-containing protein; translated protein: MARVYNWQIGREMSYWYPEKRPKRQFAAVFDTNKCIACQTCTLACKTTWTSGKGQEYMLWNNVETKPYGFYPIAWDVNLLEKLGVQSWTGGRYTGRTIFEAAEAGERVLGWRPDEMDYSNPNVGEDDCLNGVGKGAHFTGEHQSWFFYLARMCNHCTYPACLSSCPRGAVYKRPEDGIVLIDQQRCRGYQECVKACPYKKTFYNPMTRTSEKCIACFPKIESGLQPQCFVNCIGKIRLAGWISKPEAARAESPIDFLVHVKKVALPLFPQFGLEPNVYYIPPVHVPREYLRQMFGPGVDAALEVYKSAPRDKDLAGLLTLFGSTERMIAKWKRAGEQVLGYDETGSEIVRIPLREPVHIRRAFDAARGVMRANVS